A stretch of the Nitrospirota bacterium genome encodes the following:
- the prsR gene encoding PEP-CTERM-box response regulator transcription factor: MTEPKLLIVDDDDSIRSQMRWALSKDYAVFEAYDSASALNIVNASHPQVVMLDLGLPPKPRTAEEGLRTLKEILAFDPNIKVIIVSGNTERENALKAIDMGAFDFFTKPPVMDEVRVVIKRAFHMSELEQENLTLQRQSQADGVEGILGNSPAMELLFQSLRKVSTVDVPVLILGESGTGKELTARAIHKLSDRREGPFIVINCGAIPETLLENELFGHEKGAFTSADARKKGKIEYAEGGTLFLDEVGELSLPLQVKLLRFLQEHVIERVGGREEIAVDVRVVAATNRDLKESIDIGKFREDLYFRLSVITLFMPPLRERGDDISLLSRAFLNRFSREFKKPVRGFADDVSKVLNNYNWPGNIRELENRIKRAVVMADTDLLSAADLEFASSKNKSPKKFASLQEAQEALETTLATDALTKNNGNVTHAARELGVSRQTLTAMIRKYGITIREK, encoded by the coding sequence ATGACTGAGCCTAAGTTATTGATTGTTGATGATGATGATTCAATAAGGTCACAGATGAGGTGGGCATTATCTAAAGATTATGCAGTATTTGAGGCTTATGACAGCGCCTCTGCTTTAAATATTGTTAATGCCTCTCATCCGCAAGTGGTAATGCTTGACCTCGGGCTCCCACCTAAGCCGAGGACTGCTGAAGAGGGCTTAAGAACCCTTAAAGAGATACTTGCCTTTGACCCAAATATTAAAGTAATAATTGTTTCAGGGAATACAGAGCGTGAAAATGCATTAAAAGCGATTGACATGGGGGCATTTGATTTTTTTACAAAACCGCCGGTTATGGATGAGGTTCGTGTTGTTATCAAAAGGGCCTTCCACATGTCTGAGCTTGAACAGGAAAACCTCACCCTTCAGCGTCAGAGTCAGGCAGACGGAGTAGAAGGGATACTGGGTAACAGCCCGGCAATGGAATTATTATTTCAGTCTTTAAGAAAGGTTTCAACTGTTGATGTTCCGGTATTAATCCTTGGTGAATCCGGCACCGGTAAAGAACTTACAGCAAGGGCAATACATAAATTAAGTGACCGCCGGGAAGGACCGTTTATAGTGATTAATTGCGGCGCTATACCTGAAACACTTCTCGAGAATGAACTATTCGGACATGAAAAGGGGGCATTTACAAGTGCAGATGCAAGAAAGAAGGGAAAAATTGAGTATGCAGAAGGCGGGACATTGTTCTTAGATGAAGTTGGAGAGTTGAGCCTTCCATTACAGGTGAAACTTCTACGATTCCTTCAGGAACATGTAATTGAGCGGGTCGGCGGTAGAGAGGAGATTGCTGTAGACGTACGTGTAGTTGCAGCAACCAATAGAGATCTCAAGGAGTCTATAGATATTGGGAAATTTCGGGAGGACTTATACTTTCGCCTTAGTGTTATTACCCTTTTTATGCCGCCATTAAGAGAGAGGGGTGATGATATTTCCTTATTGTCCAGGGCATTTCTGAATCGTTTCTCAAGGGAATTTAAAAAGCCTGTCCGTGGGTTTGCTGATGATGTCTCAAAAGTACTGAATAATTATAACTGGCCTGGAAATATCAGGGAACTTGAAAACAGGATTAAAAGGGCAGTTGTTATGGCAGACACTGATTTGCTCTCAGCCGCTGACCTTGAATTCGCTTCATCTAAAAATAAATCACCCAAGAAGTTTGCCTCACTTCAGGAGGCACAGGAGGCCCTTGAAACGACCCTTGCAACTGATGCGCTTACAAAAAATAATGGAAACGTAACTCACGCAGCAAGGGAACTTGGCGTCAGCCGGCAGACACTAACTGCAATGATAAGAAAATACGGGATTACAATTAGAGAAAAGTGA
- a CDS encoding choice-of-anchor N protein, with translation MGKIFVNFFVAFMLSIFIFVIPAFAIPSLQLDIKNGTYNNSTQTIVASQNKFTLYAYLKPDCKASLEDQYFISVAIHPQVTVDSDLGEFSFAGDTYGVTDDMIYGDPPLEISAGKQGHDAGDLGEHGIFPTYFMEYAFEFDSDNRAIGYDTQLHPGQGPTPSSNGDMYYQSFEVDISALDKPYVIHFDLYNRIVYNVSPNKNKCSKTGKSCSYDVDIKSFAPFSHDAESGLKIPPQPPHVPEPSTILLLGTGILGLGLWGKRRA, from the coding sequence ATGGGAAAAATCTTTGTTAATTTTTTTGTTGCGTTTATGCTAAGTATATTCATCTTTGTTATACCGGCATTTGCCATTCCTTCTTTACAGCTTGATATTAAAAATGGTACTTATAACAATTCTACTCAGACCATTGTTGCATCTCAAAACAAATTTACCCTTTATGCATATCTGAAACCTGATTGTAAGGCTTCATTAGAAGATCAGTATTTCATCTCTGTGGCAATCCACCCTCAGGTTACTGTTGATTCTGATTTGGGTGAATTCTCTTTTGCAGGCGACACTTATGGTGTGACCGATGACATGATCTATGGTGATCCACCATTGGAAATAAGCGCCGGAAAGCAGGGGCATGATGCTGGTGATTTAGGTGAGCATGGTATTTTCCCAACATATTTTATGGAATACGCGTTTGAGTTCGATAGCGATAATAGAGCAATAGGTTACGATACACAATTACATCCGGGTCAGGGACCGACTCCATCCAGCAATGGAGATATGTACTATCAAAGCTTTGAAGTTGATATTAGTGCATTAGATAAACCTTATGTGATTCATTTTGACCTGTATAATAGGATAGTATACAATGTATCGCCTAATAAGAATAAATGTTCAAAGACTGGTAAGTCATGCAGCTATGATGTAGATATAAAATCTTTCGCCCCCTTTTCACATGATGCAGAGAGCGGTTTAAAAATCCCTCCGCAACCACCACATGTTCCAGAGCCGTCCACTATTTTACTCCTTGGTACCGGCATATTAGGATTAGGGCTATGGGGAAAAAGAAGGGCATAG
- a CDS encoding PEP-CTERM sorting domain-containing protein yields the protein MKNFIKVKVWGSILTMVATVFVLGAFTDAKAIPTIIHEGVEDLYDSGGTLVTGCSGSGCIASTFQFGNIDGNKLWEVWEKVYYDPTPNTTRYVYTVANDLIADPITSFHVMNGGHTGVGTAPAGWTINQAGGWWIWDTNNSANGITIGTTLNSMTVTLSGYVPVTFSNAKVDYIDGNGNKIVLSSPHWKVSHPVPEPATLLLMGAGLVGLGIFGRKKIKA from the coding sequence ATGAAAAACTTTATAAAAGTAAAAGTATGGGGGAGTATCTTGACGATGGTGGCTACAGTATTCGTGCTTGGCGCATTTACTGATGCTAAAGCAATCCCAACAATCATACATGAGGGTGTAGAGGATCTTTATGATAGTGGTGGAACACTTGTGACTGGTTGTAGTGGGTCTGGGTGTATAGCTAGCACTTTCCAATTTGGTAATATTGATGGCAACAAATTGTGGGAGGTTTGGGAAAAGGTTTACTATGACCCAACCCCAAATACAACAAGATATGTTTACACTGTTGCTAATGATCTTATTGCTGATCCAATTACCTCTTTCCATGTTATGAATGGTGGTCACACCGGTGTTGGTACGGCTCCAGCAGGCTGGACAATCAATCAGGCTGGAGGGTGGTGGATATGGGATACTAATAACTCAGCAAATGGAATCACAATAGGAACTACTCTGAATTCTATGACTGTTACACTAAGCGGTTATGTCCCGGTAACATTTAGTAATGCCAAAGTTGACTACATTGATGGAAATGGCAATAAGATTGTCCTGTCATCTCCACATTGGAAGGTATCTCACCCAGTTCCAGAACCGGCTACCCTACTTCTCATGGGAGCAGGCCTTGTTGGACTTGGTATTTTTGGCAGAAAAAAGATCAAAGCTTAA